In Vibrio tritonius, the following are encoded in one genomic region:
- a CDS encoding TRIC cation channel family protein: protein MDTSLLYFIDLFGTAVFAISGVLLAGRLRMDPFGVIVLASVTAIGGGTIRDMALGATPVFWIRNTTYLWVILTTCVLTMLVVRRPKRVAWWILPVCDAIGLAVFVGIGVDKAMSYQDSALVAIIMGVLTGCGGGIIRDVLAREIPMVLRSEVYATACIIGGIFHTTALSLGYAPSTALASGVLSTLIIRLGAIRWHLSLPIFALNK, encoded by the coding sequence TTGGATACTTCACTTCTCTACTTTATAGACTTATTTGGCACTGCAGTTTTCGCTATTTCCGGTGTTCTGCTCGCAGGTCGCTTACGCATGGACCCTTTCGGGGTTATCGTGTTAGCAAGCGTCACAGCTATTGGTGGAGGGACCATTCGCGATATGGCGCTTGGAGCGACTCCAGTATTCTGGATTCGTAATACCACTTACCTGTGGGTCATTCTCACCACATGTGTACTGACGATGTTAGTCGTAAGACGCCCTAAACGCGTTGCTTGGTGGATACTTCCTGTTTGTGATGCTATTGGTCTTGCAGTATTTGTGGGAATCGGCGTTGATAAAGCAATGAGTTATCAGGATTCTGCACTTGTGGCAATCATTATGGGCGTACTCACCGGCTGCGGCGGTGGTATTATTCGTGATGTATTAGCCAGAGAAATCCCTATGGTTCTACGCAGTGAAGTCTACGCAACAGCCTGTATCATTGGGGGAATCTTCCATACAACCGCATTATCACTAGGCTACGCACCATCAACGGCATTGGCTTCAGGTGTACTCTCAACACTCATTATTCGTTTGGGCGCGATTCGTTGGCATCTATCATTACCAATTTTTGCTTTAAATAAGTAA
- a CDS encoding DUF1499 domain-containing protein, producing the protein MFKSVSLIIIACVLCACSQGIEPTNDRTTKPCRADTQCVSTADTSEKVHLAPFILRPGVTLEQVERVVLTLPGTRIAVRDEDSDYVRVECTSKILRLVDDLELKISDFQLIVRSQSRNEYPDFGSNRRRTEELREKLVLGGLLDTP; encoded by the coding sequence ATGTTTAAATCGGTCTCTCTTATCATTATTGCCTGTGTCTTGTGCGCTTGTAGTCAAGGCATTGAGCCCACCAACGATCGTACGACAAAACCATGTCGTGCGGATACGCAGTGTGTCTCCACCGCAGATACTAGCGAAAAAGTTCATCTCGCCCCTTTTATTCTTCGTCCCGGAGTGACCTTAGAGCAGGTTGAGCGTGTAGTTTTAACTCTTCCAGGAACAAGAATCGCTGTTCGAGACGAGGACAGCGACTACGTGCGTGTCGAATGCACCTCTAAAATATTGCGACTTGTCGATGATTTAGAACTGAAGATATCCGACTTCCAGTTAATTGTTCGCTCACAATCGAGAAACGAGTACCCCGATTTTGGCTCTAATCGTCGTCGAACTGAAGAATTACGAGAAAAGCTCGTCTTAGGTGGGTTACTCGACACACCATAA
- the mtnN gene encoding 5'-methylthioadenosine/S-adenosylhomocysteine nucleosidase produces MKIGIIGAMEQEVAILKDAMENVQTVSKAGGTYYSGQINGVDVVLLQSGIGKVAAAVGTAILLNEYQPDVVLNTGSAGGFDASLTMGDVVISSEVRHHDADVTAFGYEMGQMAGQPAAFHADTNLMSVAEKALESLADKHAVRGLICTGDAFICKAEQQEYIRRHFPSVVAVEMEASAIAQTCHQFNVPFVVVRAISDVADKESPMSFDEFLPLAAQSSSAMVLKMIDLLK; encoded by the coding sequence ATGAAAATTGGCATCATTGGTGCGATGGAACAAGAAGTCGCGATTCTAAAAGACGCGATGGAAAATGTTCAGACAGTTAGCAAAGCAGGTGGCACATACTATTCAGGCCAAATTAATGGTGTAGATGTGGTACTACTGCAATCTGGCATCGGTAAAGTGGCAGCAGCGGTTGGTACTGCTATTTTGCTCAACGAATATCAACCAGATGTAGTATTAAATACAGGCTCAGCTGGCGGTTTCGATGCTTCTTTGACTATGGGTGATGTTGTTATCTCTAGCGAAGTGCGTCACCACGATGCTGATGTCACTGCCTTTGGCTACGAAATGGGCCAGATGGCCGGTCAACCAGCGGCGTTCCACGCGGATACAAACCTCATGTCGGTTGCGGAAAAAGCACTTGAAAGCTTAGCTGATAAACACGCGGTTCGCGGCCTTATCTGTACTGGTGATGCGTTCATTTGTAAAGCAGAGCAACAAGAATACATTCGTCGCCATTTCCCAAGTGTGGTTGCGGTAGAAATGGAAGCGTCAGCTATTGCGCAAACTTGCCACCAATTCAATGTACCATTCGTTGTGGTACGTGCTATTTCTGACGTAGCGGATAAAGAATCACCTATGTCATTCGATGAATTTTTGCCTTTAGCTGCACAAAGTTCATCAGCCATGGTATTGAAGATGATCGACCTTCTGAAATAA
- a CDS encoding FAD-dependent oxidoreductase — protein sequence MSQNVYQFIDVKRVDPAKKSLNIRKIEFVEIYEPFTKQQATAQADRCLDCGNPYCEWKCPVHNYIPQWLKLANEGRILEAVELSHQTNSLPEVCGRVCPQDRLCEGSCTLSADFGAVTIGNIEKYITDKAFEMGWKPDMSKVTWTDKKVAIIGAGPAGLAAADILVRNGVKPVVFDRYPEVGGLLTFGIPSFKLEKGVMENRRRIFTEMGVEFRLNTEVGKDVQMQELLDEYDAVFLGVGTYKYMRAGLENEDADGVYDALPFLVSNTYKVMDLENSDPFIDMDGKKVVVLGGGDTAMDCVRTSIRQGASQVVCAYRRDEENMPGSRREVKNAREEGVEFMFNLQPLGVRVNEQGKVTGVKVVSTALGEPDEAGRRRPEPVAGSEHVLPADAVIMAFGFQPHQMSWLEPFGVDLDSRGRIKAPSKQEFQYQTSNAKIFAGGDAVRGSDLVVTAIDEGRKAANGILDFLDI from the coding sequence ATGAGCCAGAATGTTTACCAATTTATCGATGTAAAACGTGTTGATCCGGCTAAAAAATCGCTCAACATCCGTAAAATTGAGTTTGTAGAGATCTACGAACCCTTCACTAAGCAACAAGCGACCGCACAAGCGGATCGCTGCTTAGATTGTGGTAACCCTTACTGTGAATGGAAATGCCCTGTACACAACTACATTCCTCAATGGCTAAAACTGGCTAATGAGGGGCGTATTCTTGAAGCAGTAGAACTCTCTCACCAGACCAACAGTCTTCCTGAAGTGTGTGGCCGCGTTTGTCCGCAAGATCGCCTGTGTGAAGGTTCGTGTACCCTCAGCGCCGATTTCGGTGCCGTAACTATCGGTAATATTGAAAAATACATCACCGATAAAGCCTTTGAGATGGGCTGGAAACCCGACATGTCCAAAGTGACATGGACAGATAAGAAAGTTGCCATCATTGGTGCAGGTCCAGCAGGTCTAGCCGCGGCAGACATTCTTGTCCGTAATGGCGTTAAACCTGTGGTATTCGACCGCTACCCAGAAGTGGGCGGCCTGCTTACCTTCGGTATCCCTTCATTCAAATTGGAAAAGGGCGTGATGGAAAACCGTCGCCGCATCTTTACCGAAATGGGGGTTGAATTCCGCTTAAATACCGAAGTGGGCAAAGATGTTCAAATGCAAGAGCTGCTCGATGAATACGATGCGGTTTTCTTAGGCGTAGGGACTTACAAGTACATGCGCGCTGGACTTGAAAACGAAGATGCCGATGGCGTTTACGACGCACTGCCATTCTTGGTCTCTAATACTTACAAAGTAATGGATCTTGAAAACAGCGACCCATTTATCGATATGGATGGTAAAAAAGTGGTAGTGCTTGGTGGTGGTGACACCGCTATGGACTGTGTACGGACTTCGATTCGTCAAGGTGCTTCACAAGTGGTTTGTGCTTATCGTCGTGATGAAGAGAACATGCCGGGTTCACGCCGCGAAGTGAAAAACGCCCGTGAAGAAGGGGTGGAATTCATGTTCAACCTGCAACCTCTTGGCGTACGCGTTAACGAGCAAGGCAAAGTGACTGGCGTTAAAGTGGTGAGTACAGCACTCGGCGAACCGGATGAAGCCGGTCGTCGCCGTCCTGAACCTGTCGCGGGTAGCGAACATGTATTACCCGCCGATGCAGTTATCATGGCATTTGGTTTCCAACCTCACCAAATGAGCTGGCTAGAACCATTTGGTGTTGACTTGGACTCACGCGGCCGCATTAAAGCGCCAAGTAAACAAGAGTTCCAATACCAAACCAGCAACGCAAAAATCTTCGCCGGTGGTGATGCTGTTCGTGGCTCTGATTTGGTGGTTACTGCTATCGATGAAGGTCGTAAAGCAGCAAACGGTATCCTCGATTTTCTTGATATTTAG
- a CDS encoding cobalamin biosynthesis family protein, with translation MDGFFHQVYANGTLLALWGALLFHLIIPIPHTAHPVTLWHKFAELLASKVNRNSSYQQSYISGTLAWLLMIIPTIMVLVALKTLVWQPALFELALLLLAFDWRTQEQLSKRISLSLAEQDKASAREALAPYVNRDTSRLSALGLGKASAETLIMGFGRNVISVLFWYGLLGGIGALTYRLLAELGRAWSPSREEFSPFGLPIIRVISMLEWLPMRLFSLILLIGKGSTQILTKVREQAPSWPLPGPAWLLCVVGNKLELSLGGPAIYGKKKAIRSKIGGRIAPASIHLHQIQSLLAWRSLIWILLESVILFAIYQGI, from the coding sequence ATGGACGGATTCTTTCACCAAGTTTATGCCAATGGAACGCTCCTCGCTTTATGGGGAGCGTTGCTATTTCATCTTATAATTCCGATCCCGCACACGGCTCATCCGGTTACTTTATGGCATAAGTTTGCCGAGTTACTCGCGAGTAAAGTGAACCGTAACAGCAGTTACCAACAAAGCTACATTTCCGGCACACTCGCTTGGTTACTGATGATCATTCCAACCATAATGGTGTTGGTCGCACTTAAAACCTTAGTTTGGCAACCTGCTCTATTTGAGTTGGCCTTGTTGCTATTGGCATTTGATTGGCGAACCCAAGAACAGCTATCCAAACGCATTTCGCTATCGCTAGCAGAACAAGACAAAGCCAGCGCCAGAGAAGCACTCGCACCTTACGTTAACCGAGACACATCAAGACTCTCAGCGCTTGGACTAGGCAAAGCAAGTGCAGAAACACTCATCATGGGCTTTGGTCGAAATGTCATTTCTGTGCTGTTTTGGTATGGGTTATTGGGTGGTATCGGTGCACTAACGTACCGTTTATTAGCAGAACTCGGCAGAGCTTGGTCTCCTTCTCGTGAAGAATTCTCCCCATTTGGCCTGCCCATCATTCGCGTAATCTCCATGCTTGAATGGTTACCTATGCGCCTGTTTAGCCTAATTCTACTCATCGGTAAAGGCAGCACTCAAATTCTCACAAAAGTCAGAGAACAAGCACCATCATGGCCGCTACCAGGACCGGCTTGGTTACTTTGTGTGGTGGGTAATAAATTGGAGTTGTCTTTAGGTGGCCCTGCAATTTATGGCAAGAAAAAAGCCATTCGCAGCAAAATTGGCGGTCGTATTGCGCCAGCTTCAATTCATTTGCATCAAATCCAGAGCCTACTAGCTTGGCGTTCACTAATCTGGATTTTATTAGAAAGCGTTATTTTATTTGCCATTTATCAAGGGATATAG
- the btuF gene encoding vitamin B12 ABC transporter substrate-binding protein BtuF — MPVARLFSVILLLLASFFSQAQNPIHRIVSLSPHATELAYAAGLGDKLVAVSDYSDYPPAAQKLEKVANYKGINVDRIVALEPDLIITWPAGNPVRELEKLKQMGFKLYASHVQTLADIATNIDQLSQFADDPNIGHQAAQTFRDQLSALHTQYGHGKPVPYFYQLSQKPIITVAQDSWPSEVFSFCGGKNVFVKSPSPYPQVGMEQVILAKPQVIFTSEHAMSDGSMWNDWHDELPAVAKHQVWKLHSDWLNRPTPRTVRAIKEVCEYFAKARAQK; from the coding sequence ATGCCTGTTGCTCGCCTTTTTTCTGTCATTTTATTGCTGTTAGCATCTTTTTTCAGTCAGGCACAAAACCCAATCCATCGCATTGTTAGCCTCTCTCCTCACGCAACAGAACTTGCCTATGCGGCAGGCCTTGGCGATAAACTGGTTGCCGTTAGTGATTACAGCGATTATCCACCCGCAGCGCAAAAGCTTGAGAAAGTCGCTAACTACAAAGGTATTAATGTCGATCGCATTGTGGCTTTAGAGCCTGACCTTATTATCACTTGGCCTGCGGGTAATCCGGTACGAGAACTGGAAAAACTCAAACAGATGGGCTTTAAACTTTACGCTTCTCATGTACAAACCTTGGCAGACATCGCGACCAATATCGACCAATTGAGCCAATTTGCCGATGACCCCAACATCGGCCATCAAGCAGCACAAACCTTTCGAGACCAATTATCGGCTTTACATACGCAATATGGTCATGGCAAACCTGTCCCCTACTTTTACCAACTGAGTCAAAAGCCAATCATCACAGTGGCTCAAGATAGCTGGCCAAGTGAAGTGTTCTCTTTCTGCGGCGGTAAGAATGTGTTTGTTAAAAGCCCCAGCCCTTATCCTCAAGTCGGAATGGAACAGGTGATACTTGCTAAACCACAAGTGATCTTTACGTCGGAGCATGCTATGTCTGATGGTTCAATGTGGAATGATTGGCACGATGAGCTGCCAGCGGTGGCAAAACATCAGGTGTGGAAGCTCCATTCAGACTGGTTAAATCGCCCAACACCGCGCACAGTGCGAGCCATAAAAGAGGTCTGCGAGTACTTCGCCAAGGCAAGAGCGCAAAAGTAA